A part of Paenibacillus donghaensis genomic DNA contains:
- a CDS encoding carbohydrate ABC transporter permease — protein MPIQKDNYTRLLHSIAYVVIIGLSVACLLPFLLIISASLTSNESIIRDGYHLIPGQFSLEGYKTVFIFPQEVLRAYAVTACATVIGTTMGLFFMTMAGYVLARKDFKYRNGCAFYIYFTTLFGGGLVPWYIMITKYLGLLDSYAVLVLPGLMTPFLIILMKNFVKSAVPEELFDSGKIDGAGDFRIYWQIVLKLSMPGIATVGLFLALYYWNDWFTSSLFINDTHKYQLQFYLYNVINSAQFIAQMGAGTGVSLATEVPTESTKMAMAIVVTGPILLLYPFVQRYFVKGLTIGAVKG, from the coding sequence ATGCCTATTCAAAAGGACAACTACACCCGGCTGCTGCACAGTATCGCCTATGTGGTGATTATCGGGCTGTCGGTTGCCTGTCTGCTGCCGTTTCTGCTGATTATCTCCGCGTCGCTGACCAGCAATGAATCGATTATCCGCGACGGCTACCATCTGATTCCCGGCCAGTTCTCACTGGAGGGGTACAAGACGGTGTTTATTTTTCCCCAGGAGGTGCTGCGGGCTTATGCCGTGACTGCGTGTGCAACCGTGATCGGGACAACGATGGGCCTGTTCTTCATGACGATGGCCGGGTATGTGCTGGCCCGCAAGGACTTCAAATACCGCAATGGCTGCGCCTTCTATATCTATTTCACGACCTTGTTCGGCGGCGGGCTGGTGCCGTGGTACATCATGATCACGAAGTATCTGGGGCTGCTGGATTCCTATGCCGTGCTGGTGCTGCCGGGCCTGATGACGCCGTTCCTGATTATTCTGATGAAGAATTTCGTCAAATCGGCGGTTCCTGAGGAACTGTTCGACTCCGGCAAAATCGACGGGGCGGGCGACTTTCGCATCTACTGGCAAATTGTGCTCAAGCTCTCCATGCCGGGCATCGCCACAGTGGGCCTGTTCCTGGCGCTGTATTACTGGAATGACTGGTTCACCTCATCCCTGTTCATCAATGACACGCATAAGTACCAGCTGCAGTTCTACTTGTACAACGTCATTAATTCGGCACAGTTTATTGCCCAGATGGGGGCCGGAACCGGGGTGTCGCTTGCTACAGAGGTGCCGACGGAATCGACTAAGATGGCGATGGCGATTGTCGTCACCGGGCCAATTCTGCTGCTCTACCCGTTCGTGCAGCGTTATTTCGTCAAAGGCCTGACGATTGGAGCCGTTAAGGGTTAG
- a CDS encoding ABC transporter permease yields MFLMLLPTLIFFLINSYFPMIGIYYAFTQFDFNTSMFNAPFVGLQNFEFLWKSGTLVKLTMNTIGYNVAFIVLGNVLAICCAILLSELNGKWFKKISQSVLFLPYFVSFVILSVIVYNMFNYDSGFLNTMLLQLGLNPVDVYSKPWAWIFLIIIFYLWKNLGYSMVIYLAAITGISDEYYEAAKIDGANIFQRIWYITVPMLKSTFVVLLLFALGSIMKGQFDLFYQLIGNNGLLYNTTDILDTYVYRSLKVTFDVGMATAAGVYQSLFGFILIMTVNYIIRKINDDYALF; encoded by the coding sequence ATGTTTCTGATGCTGCTGCCTACGCTGATTTTTTTTCTGATCAATTCCTATTTTCCGATGATTGGCATCTATTACGCGTTCACCCAGTTTGACTTCAACACCAGCATGTTCAACGCTCCGTTCGTGGGGCTGCAGAATTTCGAGTTCCTCTGGAAGTCCGGTACGCTGGTGAAGCTGACGATGAATACGATTGGGTATAATGTCGCTTTTATCGTGCTTGGCAATGTGCTGGCGATATGCTGTGCAATCCTGCTGAGTGAGTTGAACGGCAAATGGTTCAAAAAAATCAGCCAATCCGTGCTGTTCCTGCCCTACTTCGTGTCCTTCGTTATCCTAAGTGTCATCGTCTACAACATGTTCAATTATGATAGCGGTTTCTTGAACACCATGCTGCTCCAGCTTGGCCTGAATCCGGTGGATGTGTACAGCAAACCGTGGGCTTGGATCTTCCTGATCATTATTTTCTACCTGTGGAAGAATCTCGGCTACAGCATGGTGATCTACCTGGCGGCCATTACGGGCATCAGCGACGAATATTATGAAGCGGCTAAGATTGACGGGGCGAATATTTTTCAGCGGATCTGGTATATCACGGTGCCGATGCTGAAGTCCACGTTCGTGGTGCTGCTGCTGTTCGCGCTCGGAAGTATTATGAAAGGGCAATTCGACCTGTTCTATCAACTGATCGGCAACAACGGGCTGCTCTACAATACTACGGATATTCTCGATACTTATGTCTACCGTTCGCTGAAGGTAACCTTTGATGTGGGAATGGCGACGGCTGCCGGGGTGTACCAATCCCTGTTCGGCTTCATCCTGATTATGACCGTGAACTATATTATCCGCAAAATAAACGACGACTACGCTCTGTTCTAG
- a CDS encoding ABC transporter substrate-binding protein, which yields MKKYYTQKAQSEYTVKRLQLIMINIEYSYKREGDVKMKKITVGLMLCLILVLTACGGNNNAGTANTAGNNSPKAEGEKDSKEQVTLKLYTNAKGESGEPMMKLVDAFNAQSENVKVEHVALVQNNDSREMLQKLDVLSASGEKVDLVLLNNEGFVLERAGNGMLSPLDEFFQANNINPEEEYYRNPLFDGKHYGAMTDASFWFVALNENHLKEAGLEVPGFEWTWDDFRDYAKKLANTGKDRSGVYFHTFGEYANLIAYTDFKNPQMKEDGTLLFDDPSFEYWFNLRRAMEVEDKSVKPLADILAAKQHWATDFMNGTASMLPIAGYALDEAFLNTESYPRDFKITFAPLPRSSENVEPGLTSISGSFLTIHKNSKNKDAAFEFIRYATMEGAELSGRIPGWKKADGKTVLDKIIGDKTDLVDKEVLSNTLFNESVRTAGSSEVSVSFQQQLKKVAEGGINKFLLDNSTFEEAQKYMMEEGQKIIDTNK from the coding sequence ATGAAAAAATATTACACGCAAAAGGCGCAATCAGAGTACACGGTAAAACGCTTACAATTGATTATGATAAATATAGAATACAGTTACAAAAGAGAAGGGGATGTAAAAATGAAAAAAATCACTGTAGGACTTATGTTATGCCTCATCTTGGTTTTGACGGCTTGTGGAGGTAATAATAATGCCGGAACAGCGAATACTGCGGGGAATAACTCACCCAAGGCAGAAGGTGAAAAGGACTCGAAAGAGCAGGTCACGCTAAAATTGTATACCAACGCCAAGGGGGAGTCTGGCGAACCTATGATGAAACTGGTAGACGCTTTCAACGCACAAAGTGAAAATGTCAAAGTGGAGCACGTGGCACTCGTCCAAAACAATGATTCACGTGAAATGCTGCAAAAACTTGATGTGCTGTCGGCCTCCGGTGAAAAAGTAGACCTTGTGCTTCTTAATAACGAAGGTTTTGTTCTGGAACGTGCAGGTAATGGAATGTTATCTCCACTGGATGAATTCTTTCAGGCAAACAACATTAATCCTGAGGAAGAATATTACCGTAATCCTCTTTTCGATGGCAAACATTATGGCGCAATGACTGACGCCAGCTTCTGGTTCGTGGCTCTGAATGAGAATCATCTGAAGGAAGCAGGTCTGGAAGTACCTGGCTTCGAATGGACCTGGGATGATTTCAGAGATTATGCCAAAAAACTTGCAAATACCGGAAAGGACCGTAGCGGTGTCTATTTCCACACCTTTGGTGAATATGCCAATCTGATTGCCTACACCGATTTCAAGAACCCGCAAATGAAGGAAGATGGAACGCTGCTGTTCGATGATCCGTCGTTCGAATACTGGTTCAATCTGCGCCGGGCGATGGAAGTGGAGGACAAGTCCGTTAAGCCGCTTGCAGATATTCTGGCAGCCAAGCAGCACTGGGCTACTGATTTCATGAATGGCACCGCAAGCATGCTGCCAATTGCCGGCTATGCGCTGGATGAAGCGTTCCTTAATACGGAAAGTTATCCTCGCGATTTCAAAATTACCTTTGCCCCTCTTCCACGTTCATCGGAGAATGTTGAGCCTGGTTTGACCAGTATCAGCGGCAGCTTCCTGACGATCCACAAGAATTCCAAGAACAAGGATGCAGCCTTCGAATTCATTCGATATGCCACCATGGAAGGCGCTGAACTTTCGGGACGCATACCAGGCTGGAAGAAGGCAGATGGCAAGACGGTTCTGGATAAAATCATCGGAGATAAAACGGATCTTGTGGATAAAGAAGTGTTGTCTAATACTCTGTTCAACGAGAGTGTGCGGACAGCCGGTTCCTCCGAGGTCAGCGTCTCCTTTCAACAACAACTGAAAAAAGTTGCGGAAGGCGGTATCAATAAATTCCTGCTGGACAACTCAACGTTTGAGGAAGCCCAAAAATATATGATGGAAGAAGGGCAAAAAATTATTGATACGAATAAATAA
- the gtfA gene encoding sucrose phosphorylase: MQIKNEAMLITYADSMGRNLKELNEVLEKHLHGVVGGVHLLPFYPSSGDRGFAPMDYTKVDPAFGDWAEVEEMSSKFYMMYDFMINHISRQSPYFQDFLEHKDESKYADLFIRYKDFWPGGEPTEADVDLIYKRKPRAPYVEVTFKDGSTEKVWCTFDEQQIDLDVTTETTQQFVRDNLTFLADKGASIIRLDAFAYANKKIGTNCFFVEPDIWEMLKLSEQVVEPYGVKVLPEIHEHYSIQQKIAGQDYYVYDFALPMLVLHALFSGRVERLAHWLEICPRKQFTTLDTHDGIGVVDVKDLLTDEEAELTRESLYSQGANVKKIYSTEAYNNLDIYQINCTYYSALGNDDQAYLLARAIQCFAPGIPQIYYVGLLAGENDIELLESTKEGRNINRHYYTMDEVNAEVERPVVQRLFQLLKFRNSCPAFDGEITVAPQGDNVLDITWQHEGHEAKLEANLLTKQFVILAKEQGTDWKQVF, from the coding sequence ATGCAGATCAAAAATGAAGCCATGCTGATCACCTACGCCGATAGTATGGGGCGGAATCTGAAGGAACTGAACGAGGTGCTGGAGAAGCACTTGCATGGCGTAGTAGGCGGCGTTCACCTGCTGCCTTTCTACCCTTCTTCGGGCGACCGGGGATTTGCGCCGATGGATTATACGAAGGTTGACCCTGCTTTTGGCGATTGGGCCGAAGTGGAAGAGATGAGCAGCAAGTTCTACATGATGTATGACTTCATGATCAACCACATCTCGCGCCAGTCCCCATACTTTCAGGATTTCCTGGAGCATAAAGACGAGTCCAAATATGCCGATCTGTTCATCCGGTATAAGGATTTCTGGCCGGGCGGCGAGCCGACGGAAGCCGATGTGGATCTGATCTACAAGCGCAAGCCGCGTGCGCCGTATGTGGAGGTTACCTTCAAGGATGGCAGCACCGAGAAGGTATGGTGTACCTTCGACGAGCAGCAGATCGACCTGGACGTGACCACGGAAACGACCCAGCAATTTGTGCGCGACAATCTGACCTTCCTGGCGGATAAGGGGGCTTCGATCATCCGTTTGGACGCTTTTGCCTATGCTAATAAGAAGATCGGCACGAACTGCTTCTTCGTGGAGCCGGATATCTGGGAGATGCTGAAGCTGTCGGAGCAGGTGGTCGAGCCTTACGGCGTCAAGGTGCTGCCGGAGATTCATGAGCATTACAGCATTCAGCAGAAAATCGCCGGACAGGACTATTACGTCTACGACTTCGCGCTGCCAATGCTGGTGCTGCATGCCCTGTTCAGCGGCAGAGTGGAACGACTGGCCCACTGGCTGGAGATCTGTCCACGCAAACAGTTCACTACCCTCGATACCCATGACGGTATCGGCGTAGTGGATGTGAAGGACCTGCTGACTGATGAGGAAGCGGAACTGACCCGCGAGAGCCTCTACAGCCAAGGTGCGAATGTGAAGAAAATCTACAGCACAGAAGCTTATAACAATCTGGATATTTACCAGATCAACTGCACTTATTATTCTGCTCTTGGCAACGATGATCAGGCTTACTTGCTGGCTAGAGCGATCCAATGCTTCGCGCCGGGCATCCCGCAGATTTATTATGTCGGTCTGCTGGCCGGAGAGAACGATATTGAGCTGCTGGAGAGCACCAAGGAAGGCCGTAACATCAACCGCCATTATTATACGATGGATGAAGTGAATGCAGAGGTGGAGCGTCCGGTTGTACAGCGGCTGTTCCAACTGCTGAAGTTCAGAAACAGCTGTCCGGCGTTCGACGGCGAGATCACTGTTGCTCCGCAGGGCGACAATGTGCTGGATATTACTTGGCAGCATGAAGGTCACGAAGCCAAGCTGGAAGCCAATCTGCTGACCAAACAATTCGTTATCCTGGCCAAAGAGCAGGGGACGGACTGGAAGCAGGTATTCTAG
- a CDS encoding AraC family transcriptional regulator has translation MKNNDMRRTRVLYGKLLRTITLCISLTFLVSTFVYYTYYIGVEKTQTFRSDLKDLTQTGKKVVNMAEVAQTLSFQLYRTSTISHLLFYNEPSIYEVTAAMSDLGNYLNSMPYIESIYVYNPNNDTIYISAAQGQNGVFTREELVDKQIISMLEHYQDYRTFTPIPRTYSLGKEFTEEIPVYTYLCYDAINWDRAINSAVIVNISASWINRELAGGSPEGEDAVAGSGTTYILDDQGRFLSGSGLTLEPLAAEENGWLERRVAAQSAGYFTASFRGEKSLVSYTSPDSLGWQYVRITPYDIITEQTTQIRNTTLLISVVILLAGLLISRILSKRLYLPIDSIVTRMNALEAEKRNSMFTIRQNALRSLVLGMKSPQSLRQGEAQSFGAAFGFSEGYRLVLLRIDDYSTLREERGSYLLPYKFAIMNIASEICGQTCRVETVDMNDDSVVMLLSGLPPAEQLDAGLIDALLRQIREACREYLKIGLSLVYSPASDNAEQVNRLYKAAREASKHRLFYGHGCIIDAGYIGELQKNLYAYPADLEKKLVEALTGGRTEEALEYFSQMLRGMEQYPYHVLELTLSRISFTIKRILDNIVKCSPATESRVPQLPLLEDYETLEQLEAAYCRLFADIQERQADKRSSKQSDLIRQINQKISDRYMDPSLSLNQIADELNMSPIYVSRLYKQQTMTTIVDLIMEVRMTAVCRLLKESDLSVSEIASAAGFTSSSYLHRMFKRSFSVTPIEFRRSKPSG, from the coding sequence ATGAAGAATAACGATATGCGGAGAACTCGAGTGCTGTACGGCAAATTGCTGAGAACCATTACGCTGTGCATATCGTTGACTTTTCTGGTGTCTACCTTTGTTTACTATACCTATTACATCGGCGTGGAGAAGACGCAGACCTTCCGTTCAGACCTTAAAGACTTGACGCAGACGGGCAAAAAAGTCGTGAACATGGCTGAAGTCGCGCAAACGCTTTCATTTCAGCTGTACCGGACAAGTACGATCTCACATCTGCTGTTTTATAATGAACCTTCGATATATGAGGTCACGGCAGCGATGTCCGATCTGGGCAATTACCTGAATTCAATGCCCTACATCGAGTCCATTTATGTCTACAATCCCAACAATGACACGATCTATATCTCTGCCGCACAAGGCCAGAATGGCGTATTCACCCGTGAGGAGCTGGTAGATAAGCAGATTATCTCGATGCTGGAGCATTACCAGGATTACAGAACCTTCACCCCCATTCCGCGCACCTATTCACTGGGGAAGGAGTTCACGGAGGAGATTCCAGTCTACACCTATCTGTGTTATGACGCGATTAACTGGGACCGGGCGATTAATTCGGCCGTTATTGTCAATATTTCAGCCTCCTGGATCAACCGGGAACTGGCCGGAGGCAGTCCCGAGGGCGAAGATGCTGTTGCAGGCAGCGGCACCACTTATATTCTGGATGACCAGGGGCGTTTCCTCTCGGGAAGCGGGCTGACACTGGAACCGCTGGCTGCGGAGGAGAACGGCTGGCTGGAGCGCCGGGTGGCAGCACAGTCTGCCGGGTATTTCACCGCCTCCTTCCGGGGGGAGAAATCGCTGGTCTCCTATACTTCGCCGGACTCGCTCGGCTGGCAATACGTCCGCATCACACCTTACGACATCATTACCGAGCAGACCACGCAGATCCGCAATACAACGCTGCTGATCTCGGTCGTAATTCTACTGGCGGGTCTGCTGATTTCCAGGATTCTGTCCAAACGGCTGTATCTTCCGATCGATTCGATTGTCACCCGAATGAACGCGCTGGAAGCGGAGAAACGCAACAGTATGTTCACGATCCGCCAGAATGCGCTGCGCAGCCTTGTGCTTGGCATGAAATCGCCACAGAGCCTGCGGCAGGGGGAAGCGCAGTCCTTCGGTGCCGCCTTCGGCTTCAGTGAAGGGTACCGGCTGGTGCTGCTGCGGATCGATGATTACTCCACGCTGCGTGAGGAGAGGGGTTCCTACCTGCTCCCATACAAGTTCGCGATTATGAATATCGCTTCGGAGATCTGCGGCCAGACCTGCCGGGTAGAGACGGTCGATATGAACGATGACAGTGTGGTTATGCTGCTCAGCGGCCTGCCTCCGGCGGAACAGCTGGATGCCGGACTGATCGACGCGCTGCTGCGGCAGATCCGCGAGGCTTGCCGCGAATATCTGAAGATTGGCCTGTCGCTGGTCTACAGTCCGGCCAGCGACAACGCCGAGCAGGTGAACAGGCTGTACAAGGCGGCGCGGGAAGCCTCCAAGCACAGGCTGTTCTACGGACATGGCTGCATCATCGATGCCGGGTATATCGGGGAGCTGCAGAAGAATCTCTATGCCTATCCGGCCGATCTGGAGAAGAAGCTGGTCGAGGCACTTACGGGAGGCCGGACGGAGGAGGCACTCGAATACTTCTCCCAGATGCTGCGTGGGATGGAGCAGTATCCGTACCACGTGCTGGAGCTGACGCTGTCGCGGATCAGCTTCACGATCAAGCGGATTCTGGACAACATTGTCAAGTGCTCACCGGCAACGGAAAGCAGGGTGCCGCAACTGCCCTTGCTTGAGGATTATGAGACGCTGGAGCAGCTGGAGGCGGCCTATTGCCGGCTATTTGCAGACATTCAGGAGCGGCAGGCAGATAAACGCAGCTCCAAGCAGAGCGACCTGATCCGCCAGATCAATCAGAAGATCAGCGATCGTTACATGGACCCCAGCCTCAGTCTGAACCAGATCGCCGACGAGCTGAATATGTCGCCGATCTATGTCAGCCGGCTGTATAAGCAGCAGACCATGACCACGATTGTGGACTTAATCATGGAGGTGCGGATGACCGCGGTCTGCCGGCTGCTGAAGGAGAGCGACCTCTCGGTCTCCGAGATCGCCTCCGCCGCAGGCTTCACCAGCAGCTCCTACCTGCACCGCATGTTCAAGCGCAGCTTCAGCGTGACGCCGATCGAATTCCGGCGCTCGAAGCCGAGCGGCTGA
- a CDS encoding carbohydrate ABC transporter permease has protein sequence MNIKKLDFSRLIFTVLCSILSIVFIVPLIWMVSASAKLERDVMIYPIQWIPRDWNWVNNFHKVWLDNVPFTLFYWNSIKLAVIATLCTLVFSSMAAFSLAKLRAPGKGIMFGMMMSFMIIPEQATLVPRFIMIKWLGLYNTHEGIILMLMFSMYFTFLMRQFMMGVHNEFIESAKIDGAGYFRIYAQIMVPLCRPILATAGIIKFIWTWNDYQNPLIFLFSKELYPLPLGIQFFRQEYSNNVSLMMMAAVSAIIPLIIVFVILQKQVINGITVGGVKG, from the coding sequence ATGAATATAAAAAAGTTAGATTTCAGCCGATTGATTTTTACTGTGCTGTGCAGTATTCTTTCGATCGTATTCATTGTACCGCTGATATGGATGGTATCAGCTTCAGCTAAACTGGAGCGCGATGTCATGATCTATCCGATTCAATGGATTCCACGAGATTGGAACTGGGTGAATAATTTCCACAAAGTATGGCTGGACAATGTTCCGTTCACCTTATTTTACTGGAACTCCATAAAGCTGGCGGTTATCGCTACACTTTGCACGCTGGTTTTCTCCTCAATGGCGGCCTTCTCATTAGCCAAGCTTCGGGCTCCAGGAAAAGGGATCATGTTCGGCATGATGATGTCGTTTATGATTATTCCGGAACAGGCGACACTGGTACCCAGGTTCATCATGATTAAATGGCTCGGTCTGTATAACACACATGAAGGTATTATCCTGATGCTTATGTTTTCCATGTACTTTACCTTTTTGATGAGGCAATTTATGATGGGGGTTCACAATGAATTTATTGAATCTGCCAAAATTGACGGTGCCGGTTACTTCAGAATCTATGCTCAAATCATGGTGCCGCTATGTCGGCCCATCCTCGCAACAGCAGGGATTATTAAATTTATCTGGACCTGGAATGATTATCAGAATCCGCTGATCTTCCTGTTCTCAAAGGAGCTGTACCCGCTGCCGCTGGGTATTCAATTCTTCCGTCAGGAGTACTCCAATAATGTATCATTGATGATGATGGCAGCAGTCTCGGCAATTATTCCGCTGATTATTGTGTTTGTTATTCTGCAGAAGCAGGTGATTAACGGTATTACAGTCGGAGGAGTAAAAGGCTGA
- a CDS encoding extracellular solute-binding protein — MKKKSGKTSILLTSVLSLALLAGCGGNNSNTAAEATKAPEKGNGDAATEATSAPAETAATGLDTSKKVELQFYMLGDAPKDLATIEAEVNKMAKEDLNATIKFNFTTWTDWDQKYKLLLSSGQSIDLIFTADWTQYQAYAKKGAFLPLDDILPVAAPELQQFVPQDMWDDVKIDGKIYTVPATYKEYVTNGFVWREDLRKKYNLPQPTDLASYEAYMEGIKKNEPDMNPGSFNSDVRGNLHDVYTTLNSIVGSPLPYGVGIKYNDPSKAYLYWGSEEHKDELQTMRRWQEKGLISKNVLNVKDTIQAPIIAGKAASIFGDNPTRFNDTLMKVKAAHPDWDLGYYPYGKTIGYATPVHPIHNGFAIPKSSKNPERALAFYEKMVMDKRYNQLTQYGIEGKNYKIDAGGYYELIGDASTNGFSREGMNGWAWRNPEFMLFDKSYDGVKAIFAELDQIQKPDLFTGFAEDYTSYQAEKAALEQVEKQYLYPLQAGLVEDIDAGLATFMQKAKQAGLETIQTEYIKQWNAYVQEKGLK, encoded by the coding sequence ATGAAGAAAAAATCAGGAAAAACATCCATTCTGCTCACGTCGGTGCTCAGCCTTGCGCTGCTGGCCGGCTGCGGAGGCAATAACAGCAATACGGCGGCTGAGGCGACCAAGGCTCCGGAGAAGGGCAACGGCGACGCTGCCACAGAGGCAACATCAGCTCCGGCTGAGACTGCGGCCACTGGCCTGGACACCTCAAAGAAGGTGGAGCTGCAGTTCTACATGCTGGGTGATGCGCCGAAGGATCTGGCTACCATTGAAGCCGAAGTCAATAAGATGGCCAAGGAGGACTTGAACGCGACCATCAAATTCAATTTCACCACCTGGACGGACTGGGATCAGAAATACAAGCTGCTGCTCTCCTCTGGCCAATCCATTGACCTGATCTTCACTGCCGACTGGACCCAATATCAGGCCTATGCCAAAAAAGGCGCCTTCCTGCCCCTGGATGATATTCTGCCAGTCGCTGCACCGGAGCTGCAGCAATTTGTGCCCCAGGACATGTGGGATGATGTGAAGATCGACGGTAAAATCTACACCGTCCCTGCTACCTACAAGGAATATGTAACGAATGGCTTCGTCTGGCGCGAGGATCTGCGCAAGAAATATAACCTCCCTCAGCCAACCGATCTAGCCAGCTATGAAGCTTACATGGAGGGCATTAAAAAGAACGAGCCGGATATGAATCCAGGGTCCTTCAACAGTGATGTAAGAGGTAATCTGCATGATGTGTACACGACACTGAACTCCATCGTGGGGAGTCCGCTTCCATACGGGGTAGGCATCAAATACAACGATCCCTCCAAGGCTTATCTGTATTGGGGTTCCGAGGAGCATAAGGACGAATTGCAGACCATGCGCCGCTGGCAGGAGAAAGGTCTGATCTCGAAGAACGTGCTGAACGTCAAGGACACCATCCAGGCACCGATTATTGCCGGCAAGGCCGCCAGTATCTTCGGAGACAATCCGACCCGCTTCAACGATACGCTGATGAAGGTCAAGGCTGCGCATCCCGATTGGGATCTGGGTTATTATCCATACGGCAAAACAATTGGCTATGCCACACCGGTTCACCCGATCCACAATGGCTTCGCCATTCCGAAGAGCAGCAAGAACCCGGAGCGTGCTCTGGCCTTCTATGAGAAGATGGTTATGGACAAACGCTATAACCAGCTGACCCAATACGGGATCGAAGGCAAGAACTACAAGATTGATGCCGGAGGTTATTATGAGCTGATCGGCGACGCCTCCACCAACGGATTTAGCCGCGAGGGCATGAATGGCTGGGCCTGGCGGAATCCTGAATTTATGCTGTTTGATAAATCGTATGACGGCGTGAAGGCGATTTTTGCCGAGCTGGATCAGATCCAGAAGCCGGACCTCTTTACTGGCTTCGCCGAGGACTACACCTCCTACCAAGCGGAGAAAGCGGCGCTGGAGCAAGTCGAGAAGCAATACCTCTACCCGTTGCAGGCGGGTCTGGTTGAGGATATCGACGCAGGTCTGGCGACCTTCATGCAGAAGGCGAAGCAGGCCGGCCTGGAGACAATCCAGACCGAATACATCAAGCAATGGAATGCTTATGTGCAGGAGAAGGGCTTGAAATAA
- a CDS encoding carbohydrate ABC transporter permease encodes MAMERTADGQKKKWWNPRSKEAVIGWLFLAPEALGIILLAIFPLFFSLFLSFTNWNLVGGFAEMKWIGFDNFTRLLDDSKFLKALQNNLFFTAVTVPLGLIIAMVLAVIVHTKVYAKDLFKILFFIPYICSTVAVAAVWSALFHPSNGPINRFLMQMGLENVPKWLVDSHYAIIAIMVIAIWQALGYQMIIFLAGLTQISEDLYEAAEIDGANGFKKFWHITMPMLASTTLFLTITTIISSFKVFDLIKFLTDGGPNDASTVIVYRIYEEGFVNFNMGYASAQSWILFLLVILVTSITWVFQAREKTV; translated from the coding sequence ATGGCTATGGAGCGAACGGCGGACGGACAGAAAAAAAAGTGGTGGAATCCAAGAAGCAAGGAAGCGGTTATAGGCTGGCTTTTTCTAGCGCCTGAAGCGCTCGGAATTATCCTACTGGCTATTTTCCCCTTGTTTTTTTCCTTGTTTTTGAGCTTTACCAACTGGAACCTAGTAGGCGGGTTTGCCGAAATGAAGTGGATCGGATTTGATAATTTCACCCGGCTGCTGGATGATTCTAAGTTTTTGAAAGCGCTGCAGAACAATCTTTTCTTCACGGCGGTTACTGTGCCCCTCGGTTTGATTATTGCGATGGTGTTGGCTGTAATTGTGCATACGAAGGTGTATGCCAAAGATTTGTTCAAAATATTATTTTTCATTCCTTATATCTGTTCTACGGTAGCTGTGGCTGCGGTATGGTCAGCTTTATTCCATCCTTCCAATGGTCCCATCAACCGTTTCCTGATGCAGATGGGTCTTGAGAATGTTCCGAAATGGCTGGTGGATTCGCATTATGCCATCATCGCGATTATGGTTATTGCGATCTGGCAGGCGCTTGGGTATCAAATGATTATTTTTCTGGCAGGGTTGACGCAGATCTCAGAGGATTTATACGAAGCCGCCGAAATTGACGGTGCTAATGGATTTAAAAAGTTCTGGCATATCACCATGCCGATGCTGGCCTCTACCACACTATTCTTGACGATCACAACGATCATCAGCTCGTTTAAAGTATTTGATCTGATCAAATTTTTAACGGATGGCGGACCCAACGATGCTTCAACCGTAATTGTTTACCGGATTTATGAAGAAGGTTTTGTGAATTTTAACATGGGATATGCTTCGGCACAGTCATGGATATTATTCCTGCTCGTTATCCTAGTAACTTCTATAACCTGGGTGTTTCAAGCTCGGGAGAAAACCGTGTAG